AAATGAAAAGAAAAATCAAAATGATCTGGGAAATGAATTCAGCCAATATCTAAGCCGTATCAAGGGTAAGGATCCTCAGTTTTATACCTTCGAATCGGCGGAATCCCAGATGGGTACCATCAATAATATCCTCGGTACCCTTTCCATCGCCATCGGAGCCATAGCAGCCATATCCCTTGTGGTTGGCGGCATTGGAATTATGAATATCATGCTGGTATCCGTGACCGAGCGTACTCGCGAGATTGGTATCCGTAAATCGCTGGGAGCACGCACAAGTGATATCTTGATGCAGTTTCTCATCGAATCCATGATCATCTCCGCCATCGGAGGAATCATCGGAACCGGTCTGGGTGTCGGTATTGCTGCGATAGGAATGAGTTTCGCGCATATCTCAGTTGTAATTCAACCATCCGTAATCGTTCTTGCGGTCGGCTTTTCCGCGATTGTGGGCGTTTTCTTCGGACTATACCCTGCAAGAAAAGCAGCAAAGCTGGATCCTATCGAAGCACTGCGTTACGAGTAAAATCCAGTCAAAGCACTGTGTTATGTATCAAAAAAAAGTCTGTCATTGAGGTCAGCTAAGCTGCATCCTCTGGCAGACTTTTTTATCTTATTCTCAAGTTCAGCAATAGCTTCTTATCCAAGCATAAAATGAACGGCAAACAGTGCGGATAGAACATATAAAAACCAATGAACTTCTTTTCCCCTTCCCGTTAAGGCGGCCAACAAAACGTAGCTGATAAAACCAAAAGCCATACCGGAAGCAATTGAGAACGATAGTGGCATCATAATAATGGTAAGAATGCATGGAATCGCCTCTGAAACATCATTCCAGTTGATCTCGTTTAGGGAAGCGCACATCATGATGCCCACAATGATCAGTGCCGGTGCTGTGGCAGCAGAGGGAACGCTTAAAAACAGCGGTGAAAAAAAAGGAGCAATAAAGAAGCATAACGCCACGACCACGGCAGTCATTCCCGTTCTTCCTCCTGCATTGACGCCAGCTGCACTCTCCGCGTATGTTGTCGTGTTTGAAGTTCCAAGCAGTGCTCCGATGATGGTTCCGCATGAGTCAACGACCAGCGCTCTGCTTCCGTTCTTTAAATTTCCGCTCTCGTCGATCATTCCAGCACGGGAGGCAATTCCGACGAATCCACCGATGGTATCAAAGAAATCAATAAAAAACAATGAGAATATGGGCAGAAGCAACGAAAGCCTAAATGCACCCATCAGATCAAGCTGAAAAGCCACCGGTCCCAGCGACGGTATCTTATCAAAAATACCATAGGCGCCCGCATGAAATGCTGTCACAGGCGCTCCCGTTGCAGAATCCTGCACAAACAAGCCAAGAATGGTTGTGAAAATGATTCCGATGAGCAGATTTCCCGGAACTCTCCGGATAACCAACACTGCGGATAGCACCAGTCCAATCACCGCAAGCAGCACCTTAGGATTGGCCAGATTTCCAATTCCAAGGATTGTTGCCGCATCA
This genomic window from Clostridiales bacterium contains:
- a CDS encoding NCS2 family permease yields the protein MEHNRGIISAFFNFPENKTNLRTEIVAGLTTFVTMAYIIIVNPMVLAGPETGTGLDYGAVLTATCLAAGASTLLMGLLANYPFALAPGMGLNALFTYYLCGVMGLTWQTALGVVFLSGCLALIVTLTKIKELIIKVIPPSLKAAITAGVGLFITFIGLTNGGIVTDDAATILGIGNLANPKVLLAVIGLVLSAVLVIRRVPGNLLIGIIFTTILGLFVQDSATGAPVTAFHAGAYGIFDKIPSLGPVAFQLDLMGAFRLSLLLPIFSLFFIDFFDTIGGFVGIASRAGMIDESGNLKNGSRALVVDSCGTIIGALLGTSNTTTYAESAAGVNAGGRTGMTAVVVALCFFIAPFFSPLFLSVPSAATAPALIIVGIMMCASLNEINWNDVSEAIPCILTIIMMPLSFSIASGMAFGFISYVLLAALTGRGKEVHWFLYVLSALFAVHFMLG